Proteins encoded within one genomic window of Paramisgurnus dabryanus chromosome 11, PD_genome_1.1, whole genome shotgun sequence:
- the LOC135730123 gene encoding chromosome-associated kinesin KIF4-like, whose protein sequence is MKMKVDDVKKLCKACGVDPCGLKTDLILRLHNEIRRISINRVLLCLGNVISALGDESKKGTFVPYRDSKLTRLLQDSLGGNSHTLMIACISPADFNIEETINTLRYADRAREIKNKPILNVDPRAAEIKRLKNSRFKILKEARWRRCGWHAVYRSA, encoded by the exons ATGAAAATGAAG GTTGATGATGTCAAGAAACTGTGCAAAGCTTGTGGGGTGGATCCCTGTGGTTTAAAAACAGACCTTATCCTCAGGCTTCATAATGAGATTAGGA GGATCAGCATTAATCGTGTACTGCTGTGTCTTGGAAACGTGATCAGCGCGCTTGGTGATGAAAGCAAGAAGGGAACTTTCGTACCGTACAGAGACTCTAAGCTGACGCGTCTTCTCCAGG ACTCTCTCGGAGGAAACAGTCACACGTTAATGATTGCGTGCATCAGCCCAGCGGACTTCAACATTGAGGAAACGATCAATACGTTGCGATACGCTGATCGTGCCCGTGAAATCAAAAATAAACCCATTTTAAATGTTGACCCACGTGCAGCGGAAATTAAGCGACTAAAAAACAGCAG GTTCAAGATCCTCAAGGAGGCAAGATGGCGCCGTTGTGGTTGGCATGCCGTCTATCGCTCAGCATAG